From Paenibacillus sp. PK3_47, the proteins below share one genomic window:
- a CDS encoding S-layer homology domain-containing protein, translating to MFSDAGQIASWSKGSVAAAVNAGILKGYPNGTFAPVQALTRAESLSLIDASSALKAGGAAEETPQSAATPAASTAPAPSPTATTAAVGGGGTGGGGGGTGGGSAADPAPAATPTPAATPAPLAIPFVDGVRIGVNEEIFMANSVNLNIDLTLVPDETAAQFDHFNQYLTNGSIPVEQLLSGDFRYEPFGFTSRVLNYPIYEFELEGITDPYITQVFYNANNQPVGYYKQKIDGKLIRSTKSAQFAEITEGVTASKVSVGEDVYYVQFDVTEVFGQPGNQAYYYSVNTYETDTTDNPAYIDQVLTSQDYLYSQDDQRSVYLEFGLERTYYIVFYDRNLQAVSYYAGDWAGIGQKAVDSAISRIHSLPDVSALTLADEDAVAGALRKFDALSDEQKLNVSIEDQEKLHAAVAAIGSLRPLGSLGYPYFNNILPADDKYFLNSSTFKIDAQNMPGLLRYTSDKFSYSTSNRPLDPSQLKELDNEYKYNLNDAVNVFYLQSQPDEYLNVILYDKQGDITAYYSEPLNLPVVKAVWESPILQITDGIDIRKSETENSVEIDVSKFLKQNSQQAAYYTVASQFTGELYEVKPETWLNFNNVSYLYSTKYFTEIEYSYLPDQQYLIIFYDNNLKVLGYYQGKATYTEQQLLDQARILLSLLPAADAITLDDEYNLEKARHAYDALTDSQRQQLDASYLAKLEQAEAALQTLHFSGPLTSILRIGGVTRNLEFPMLNGTHLDVNFRYLPESVANLAKSFKAYYSEQPFTQDNLKNQVPNATYPIFKTSVLERYNIPGPALPGELYVTLVFYDQSNAPIAYNTEKVEFTIKRPILDGTASGLTEGVQITSKYVGEINNITLDVSEILNNEQLGVSYYTVTSKRELGGEAGFTVENAALQRNFLQTNDTSTVGSYGEEEFLILFYDSSYKVLYYYKTKNPLNVEFAPGVTDSGNVSIPGANDEE from the coding sequence CTCATCGATGCATCCTCGGCATTAAAAGCAGGCGGCGCTGCAGAAGAAACTCCACAATCTGCAGCAACACCGGCTGCCAGCACGGCACCGGCACCTTCGCCTACAGCGACAACCGCTGCGGTGGGTGGTGGCGGAACAGGCGGTGGCGGCGGTGGTACAGGCGGCGGGAGCGCAGCAGATCCTGCACCGGCGGCAACACCGACACCAGCAGCAACGCCTGCACCCTTAGCTATTCCTTTTGTAGATGGAGTCAGAATTGGTGTCAATGAAGAGATTTTTATGGCTAACTCGGTTAATTTGAATATAGATCTTACACTGGTACCGGATGAGACCGCTGCACAGTTCGATCATTTTAATCAATACCTTACGAATGGTTCAATTCCCGTTGAGCAGTTATTAAGCGGGGATTTTCGTTATGAGCCTTTTGGTTTTACTTCCAGAGTCTTAAACTATCCAATATATGAGTTTGAATTAGAGGGAATTACGGACCCGTATATTACACAGGTCTTTTATAATGCCAATAACCAGCCGGTAGGCTATTACAAACAGAAGATCGACGGGAAGCTTATCAGGTCCACCAAGTCAGCGCAATTTGCTGAAATAACTGAAGGTGTGACTGCCTCCAAAGTATCGGTTGGGGAAGATGTATATTATGTCCAGTTCGATGTTACAGAGGTCTTTGGACAACCAGGAAACCAGGCGTATTATTACTCGGTAAATACTTACGAAACGGATACAACTGATAACCCGGCTTATATTGATCAGGTCTTAACCAGTCAGGATTATTTATATAGTCAAGATGATCAACGCAGTGTGTATCTTGAGTTCGGACTGGAGCGGACCTATTACATCGTTTTTTATGACCGTAATCTTCAGGCGGTAAGTTACTATGCAGGAGATTGGGCCGGAATCGGACAAAAGGCTGTTGATTCAGCAATATCCCGGATCCATTCATTGCCGGATGTCTCTGCCTTAACCCTTGCTGATGAAGATGCCGTAGCTGGTGCTTTGCGAAAATTCGATGCTCTGTCTGATGAGCAAAAATTAAACGTCAGCATAGAAGACCAGGAAAAACTACACGCTGCAGTGGCTGCAATCGGGAGTCTGCGTCCGCTGGGGAGTCTGGGTTATCCCTATTTCAATAACATCCTGCCGGCGGATGACAAATATTTTTTGAACAGCTCCACTTTTAAGATTGATGCACAGAATATGCCAGGGTTGTTGAGGTATACATCAGACAAATTCAGCTATTCGACCAGTAACAGACCGCTGGATCCCTCACAGTTGAAAGAGCTGGATAACGAGTACAAGTACAATCTTAACGATGCAGTAAATGTCTTTTATCTGCAATCTCAACCGGATGAGTATCTTAATGTGATTTTGTATGATAAACAGGGGGATATTACAGCTTATTATAGTGAGCCGCTGAATTTGCCCGTTGTTAAGGCTGTGTGGGAAAGTCCAATTTTACAAATTACAGATGGTATTGATATCAGGAAAAGTGAAACCGAAAATTCCGTTGAAATTGATGTCAGCAAATTTTTAAAACAGAATTCACAGCAGGCTGCCTACTACACTGTCGCTTCACAATTTACTGGAGAGCTTTATGAGGTTAAACCGGAAACATGGCTGAATTTCAATAATGTTTCGTATCTGTACAGTACCAAATATTTTACAGAGATTGAATACAGCTACTTGCCTGATCAACAGTATTTAATTATTTTTTATGATAATAATTTGAAGGTGCTGGGCTATTATCAGGGAAAGGCTACATATACAGAGCAACAGCTTTTGGATCAGGCTCGGATACTGTTGTCCCTCCTTCCGGCTGCCGATGCCATTACACTAGATGATGAGTACAATCTCGAAAAAGCCAGACATGCTTATGATGCTCTAACGGATAGCCAGCGCCAGCAGCTGGATGCTTCCTATCTTGCAAAACTGGAGCAGGCTGAAGCTGCACTACAAACGCTGCATTTTAGTGGACCGCTGACCTCTATTCTCCGGATAGGGGGAGTAACCAGGAATTTGGAATTTCCTATGTTGAATGGAACTCATCTGGATGTTAATTTTAGATATTTGCCTGAATCCGTTGCAAATCTGGCGAAGTCATTTAAAGCCTATTATTCAGAGCAGCCCTTCACCCAGGACAATTTGAAGAATCAGGTGCCTAACGCCACATATCCTATATTTAAAACTTCAGTATTAGAGAGATATAACATCCCTGGTCCGGCCCTGCCGGGTGAACTATATGTTACGCTTGTGTTCTATGACCAGAGTAATGCCCCTATTGCATACAATACTGAAAAGGTCGAATTTACGATCAAGCGGCCAATACTGGATGGTACAGCCAGCGGGCTGACTGAGGGCGTTCAAATTACCAGCAAATATGTCGGAGAAATAAACAACATCACATTGGATGTATCTGAGATACTTAATAATGAACAATTAGGGGTCTCTTATTACACAGTGACTTCCAAAAGAGAACTCGGCGGTGAAGCAGGCTTTACGGTTGAGAATGCAGCCCTGCAGCGGAACTTCCTGCAAACTAACGATACATCTACGGTTGGCAGCTATGGTGAAGAGGAATTTTTGATCCTGTTCTACGACAGCAGCTATAAGGTGCTATATTACTATAAAACCAAGAACCCTCTGAATGTAGAGTTTGCTCCTGGGGTAACAGATTCGGGAAATGTCAGTATCCCTGGGGCTAATGATGAAGAGTGA
- the sigF gene encoding RNA polymerase sporulation sigma factor SigF, giving the protein MDTESKKAPPTYLDDAEVKRLIALSQAGDNLARDTLVSCNIRLVWSVVQRFMNRGYEPDDLFQIGCIGLLKSVDKFDLSYEVKFSTYAVPMIIGEIQRFLRDDGTLKVSRSLKEMANKVRKMKDEMSKTLDRLPTIGEVAEALGVTPEEIVFAQEANKPPTSIHETVFENDGDPITLIDQIADDTQERWFDKLALNEAIGALTERERLIVYLRYYRDQTQSEVASRLGISQVQVSRLEKKILANIREQIAQ; this is encoded by the coding sequence ATGGATACAGAGTCAAAAAAAGCTCCGCCGACCTACTTGGACGATGCGGAGGTCAAACGTCTTATTGCACTCAGCCAGGCCGGAGATAATCTGGCCCGTGATACGCTTGTAAGCTGCAATATCCGCCTCGTCTGGTCGGTGGTGCAGCGGTTCATGAACCGCGGGTATGAGCCGGATGATTTGTTCCAGATCGGCTGTATCGGGCTGCTGAAGTCCGTCGATAAATTCGATCTCAGCTATGAGGTCAAATTCTCCACCTATGCGGTGCCGATGATTATCGGGGAGATCCAGCGTTTTCTGCGCGATGACGGAACCCTGAAGGTCAGCCGCTCGCTCAAGGAGATGGCGAATAAGGTCCGCAAGATGAAGGATGAGATGTCCAAAACGCTCGATCGTCTGCCGACGATCGGCGAAGTCGCAGAGGCACTGGGCGTAACACCGGAAGAAATCGTGTTTGCCCAGGAAGCCAACAAGCCGCCGACCTCGATTCACGAGACCGTGTTCGAGAACGACGGCGATCCGATCACCCTGATTGACCAGATCGCCGACGATACACAGGAGCGATGGTTCGACAAGCTGGCGCTGAACGAAGCCATCGGCGCCCTGACCGAGCGCGAGCGGCTGATCGTCTATTTGCGCTACTACCGCGACCAGACCCAGTCCGAAGTCGCCAGCCGCCTCGGCATCTCGCAGGTCCAGGTGTCGAGGCTGGAGAAAAAGATCCTCGCGAACATCCGCGAGCAGATTGCGCAGTAG
- the spoIIAB gene encoding anti-sigma F factor, translating into MTKSEAAGNFMSVQFAALSENESFARVVVAAFISRLDPTMEELNDLKTVVSEAVTNCIIHGYDSNPEGIVSISAKIENETVYLKIEDQGNGIEDLELAQQPLYTSKPELERSGMGFTIMESFMDEFEVTSEAGRGTSISMKKTIVSKKALYN; encoded by the coding sequence ATGACAAAGAGTGAAGCTGCAGGAAACTTCATGAGTGTCCAGTTCGCCGCCCTGTCGGAGAATGAATCGTTCGCGCGAGTCGTGGTGGCTGCCTTTATTTCGCGGCTTGACCCTACGATGGAAGAGCTGAACGATCTCAAAACCGTCGTATCGGAAGCTGTCACCAACTGTATCATTCACGGCTATGACAGCAACCCAGAAGGCATCGTCAGTATTTCGGCCAAGATCGAGAATGAGACCGTCTATCTTAAGATTGAGGACCAGGGGAATGGAATTGAAGATCTGGAACTCGCCCAGCAGCCGCTGTATACGTCCAAGCCGGAGCTGGAGCGGTCGGGTATGGGCTTTACGATTATGGAGAGTTTCATGGATGAATTTGAAGTCACCAGTGAAGCAGGCCGCGGTACGTCCATTTCTATGAAGAAAACCATCGTCTCGAAAAAAGCTTTATACAATTAG
- the spoIIAA gene encoding anti-sigma F factor antagonist, with protein sequence MNSHVEMEHHRGVLIVRLFGELDHHAADYVRLEMDEAIMRGQVEHLILSLKDLQFMDSSGLGVILGRYKLIRSKGGKMAICDATAPVKRLLDMSGLFKIMSLYDDESAALSDLEVAL encoded by the coding sequence ATGAATTCTCATGTGGAGATGGAGCATCACCGGGGTGTGCTGATTGTCAGGTTATTTGGAGAGCTGGATCATCACGCAGCCGATTATGTACGTTTGGAAATGGACGAGGCGATTATGCGGGGCCAGGTGGAGCATCTGATCCTCAGTCTTAAAGATCTGCAGTTTATGGACAGCTCAGGCCTTGGGGTTATTCTTGGCAGGTACAAGCTGATTCGCAGCAAAGGCGGAAAAATGGCAATCTGCGATGCGACCGCGCCTGTGAAGCGGCTGCTGGATATGTCAGGCTTGTTCAAGATCATGTCCTTATATGATGATGAGAGTGCTGCACTCTCGGATTTGGAGGTTGCGTTATGA
- a CDS encoding D-alanyl-D-alanine carboxypeptidase family protein, with product MLRKLRYWMLVLCIAVSALGSAGSVYAEEKAKAGTGSSNAPAVDLAPSARSAILMDAATGTVIYEKNSHDKLPPASITKIMTMLLTVEALDKGTLKLTDMVRTSEYAASMGGSQIFLEPGEEMTVDEMLKGIAMASGNDASVAMAEKIAGSESAFVDLMNKKAEELGLKDTHFANCNGLPAKDHYSSAHDIAVISRELLKHERIIKYTGSYQDYLRKDSAKPFWLVNTNKLVRFYTGADGLKTGYTSEAKFCLSATASRDGLRAVAVVLGEPNTKTRNSEVSGMFDYLFSQYKMHTVHKAGDAIGTLKIEKGVKKELPITAEETYSVLLRKGVTQEGIRHSVELPASIKAPVAKGQTVGKLVVYQGTEVIKEYELKAGEDVPKAGWWKLFKRTTGSLFTID from the coding sequence ATTTTGAGAAAATTGCGTTATTGGATGCTCGTGTTGTGTATTGCCGTTTCGGCTCTAGGATCGGCCGGGAGTGTATATGCGGAGGAAAAAGCCAAAGCAGGCACCGGCAGCAGCAATGCTCCGGCTGTGGACCTGGCGCCTAGTGCACGTTCCGCCATTTTGATGGATGCAGCCACCGGTACAGTCATTTATGAGAAAAACAGTCATGACAAGCTGCCGCCGGCCAGCATTACCAAAATTATGACCATGCTGCTCACCGTCGAGGCGCTTGACAAAGGAACTTTGAAATTGACCGATATGGTGCGGACGAGCGAGTATGCGGCTTCTATGGGCGGTTCGCAGATTTTTCTGGAGCCGGGTGAAGAAATGACGGTGGACGAAATGCTCAAAGGCATCGCGATGGCCTCAGGCAATGATGCTTCTGTAGCGATGGCGGAGAAAATTGCCGGCTCGGAGAGCGCTTTTGTCGACCTGATGAACAAAAAGGCGGAAGAGCTGGGGCTTAAGGACACGCATTTTGCCAACTGTAACGGCCTGCCGGCTAAGGATCACTACTCCTCCGCCCACGACATTGCCGTCATCAGCCGCGAGCTGCTGAAGCATGAACGGATTATTAAATATACCGGCTCCTACCAGGATTATTTGCGCAAGGATTCGGCCAAGCCGTTCTGGCTGGTGAACACGAATAAGCTGGTACGCTTTTACACAGGGGCTGACGGATTGAAGACAGGTTATACCTCTGAAGCGAAGTTCTGCCTCTCCGCTACAGCGTCCAGAGACGGACTGCGTGCAGTGGCGGTTGTGCTCGGGGAGCCGAACACCAAGACCCGCAACAGTGAAGTATCGGGCATGTTCGACTATCTCTTTTCACAATACAAAATGCACACGGTTCACAAAGCAGGCGACGCCATCGGGACACTGAAGATTGAAAAGGGCGTGAAAAAAGAGCTGCCGATCACTGCTGAAGAAACCTACAGCGTTCTGCTGCGCAAAGGCGTTACCCAGGAGGGAATCCGCCACAGCGTGGAACTGCCGGCCAGCATCAAAGCTCCGGTTGCCAAAGGACAGACCGTCGGGAAGCTGGTAGTCTATCAGGGGACAGAGGTAATCAAGGAATATGAGCTGAAGGCAGGCGAGGATGTACCTAAGGCAGGCTGGTGGAAGCTGTTCAAGCGTACAACGGGATCGCTGTTCACGATTGATTAA
- a CDS encoding acyltransferase family protein, with amino-acid sequence MEKRRELWIDAAKGFSIVFVVMGHSGDAVANHYLSWFRMPLFFLLSGLVFKPIDPGRYAGWAVKRTKGLMTPYFAYGLLIAAVLLLFNLNIMGFAENLARLLYGGLSLTGPYGVFWFITCLLFTQLLFGFIVRYSKRTQFLLIASAYAISHLISLTSLKHFNLPWNMDVALLAVTYYAIGYYGRTMIPALIRTRTALAVLLPLCAIVFAMEFAGVISYSLNMKYKEYDAIVLDLAVPLLISLTICTAVYHLSKLLPLTWLGNLGRNTIAVMYLHLPVNYALKYLLGADYGLLMFTAAGVGIPLLAALWASRYPALSRLYLGHAGGRRPAVNYGERLH; translated from the coding sequence GTGGAAAAACGGCGTGAGCTGTGGATAGATGCAGCCAAAGGCTTCAGTATTGTTTTTGTAGTCATGGGACACTCCGGCGACGCGGTAGCGAATCATTATTTGTCCTGGTTCCGAATGCCCCTGTTCTTTCTGCTCAGCGGACTGGTTTTCAAACCGATTGACCCCGGGCGTTACGCCGGCTGGGCAGTGAAGAGGACGAAGGGGCTGATGACTCCCTATTTTGCCTACGGACTCCTCATTGCGGCTGTGCTGCTGCTGTTTAACCTCAATATCATGGGTTTTGCCGAAAATCTCGCGAGACTTCTTTATGGCGGCCTGTCGCTGACCGGACCTTATGGGGTATTCTGGTTCATTACCTGTCTCCTGTTTACGCAGCTCCTCTTCGGATTTATCGTCAGATATTCAAAAAGAACGCAATTCCTTCTAATTGCTTCCGCCTACGCCATATCCCACCTGATTTCCCTCACCTCCCTAAAACATTTCAATCTCCCCTGGAACATGGATGTTGCGCTGCTGGCCGTCACTTATTATGCGATCGGTTATTACGGGCGGACAATGATCCCTGCGCTGATCCGTACCCGCACTGCTCTGGCTGTATTGCTGCCGCTATGTGCTATTGTTTTTGCCATGGAATTTGCCGGTGTAATCAGCTATAGTCTCAACATGAAATATAAAGAATATGACGCAATTGTCCTTGATCTGGCAGTCCCGCTGCTGATTTCCCTGACGATCTGTACGGCTGTGTACCATCTTTCCAAGCTGCTCCCGCTGACATGGCTGGGGAATTTGGGACGCAACACGATTGCGGTCATGTACCTGCACTTGCCTGTGAATTACGCGTTAAAATATCTTCTCGGCGCAGATTACGGACTGCTGATGTTCACCGCTGCGGGCGTTGGCATACCGCTGTTGGCAGCTTTGTGGGCAAGCCGTTATCCGGCATTGTCCAGGCTGTATCTTGGACATGCGGGCGGACGCCGCCCGGCCGTGAACTATGGAGAACGTCTGCACTAG
- a CDS encoding pyrimidine-nucleoside phosphorylase, producing MRAVDLIQKKRDGGELTREEIAFLIQGYSKGEIPDYQISAWAMAVYFRGMNARETGDLTLEMAMSGDQVDLSPIAGIKVDKHSTGGVGDKTTVVLAPLVASAGVPVAKMSGRGLGHTGGTLDKLESISGFSVEMKREQFFSQVGEIGAAVIGQSGNITPADKKLYALRDVTATVESIPLIASSVMSKKIAAGADAIVLDVKTGSGAFMKTLDDSIALAQAMVDIGTHLGRNTVAVISDMDQPLGYGIGNALEIKEGIETLKGHGPKDLQEVCLILGSQMLVLGGKAKDEAEARAILQSHIEDGSALDKFKQLVAAQGGDVSQVEAPDTLPSARKFIEVKAASAGYIESIQAEEIGVAAMLLGAGRETKESLIDLAVGIQLSLKVGDAVSAGDTLAVLHVNDASEGKVREAEAKVLEAYRITSNPVPPQPLVFALVTKDGVTRY from the coding sequence ATGCGTGCGGTTGACCTGATCCAGAAAAAACGGGACGGCGGAGAGCTGACCCGTGAAGAAATTGCCTTTCTGATCCAAGGATACAGCAAGGGTGAAATTCCGGATTATCAGATTTCGGCCTGGGCGATGGCTGTCTATTTCCGCGGAATGAACGCCCGTGAAACCGGCGATCTGACGCTGGAGATGGCGATGTCCGGAGACCAGGTGGATCTGAGCCCGATCGCCGGAATCAAAGTAGACAAGCATTCGACCGGCGGCGTAGGCGACAAAACAACAGTCGTTCTGGCACCGCTTGTCGCTTCGGCCGGCGTGCCGGTAGCCAAAATGTCCGGCCGCGGACTCGGACATACCGGCGGCACGCTGGACAAGCTGGAGTCCATCAGCGGATTCTCGGTAGAGATGAAGCGGGAGCAGTTCTTCAGCCAGGTCGGCGAGATCGGCGCGGCTGTTATCGGCCAGTCCGGCAACATTACTCCAGCCGACAAGAAGCTGTATGCACTGCGTGATGTAACAGCAACTGTGGAATCCATTCCGCTGATCGCCAGCTCCGTCATGAGCAAGAAAATTGCCGCCGGCGCTGACGCCATCGTGCTTGACGTCAAAACCGGCAGCGGCGCATTCATGAAAACGCTGGATGATTCGATCGCCCTGGCCCAGGCCATGGTCGATATCGGTACGCACCTTGGCCGCAATACGGTTGCGGTCATTAGCGATATGGATCAGCCGCTGGGCTACGGCATCGGTAATGCGCTGGAAATCAAGGAAGGCATCGAGACCCTGAAGGGCCACGGACCGAAGGATCTGCAGGAGGTCTGCCTGATTCTGGGCAGCCAGATGCTTGTGCTTGGCGGCAAGGCGAAGGACGAGGCCGAAGCGCGCGCCATTCTGCAGTCCCATATTGAGGACGGCAGCGCCCTTGACAAGTTCAAGCAGCTGGTCGCTGCACAGGGCGGAGATGTCTCCCAGGTCGAGGCGCCGGACACTCTTCCTTCCGCGCGGAAGTTCATTGAGGTCAAAGCGGCATCTGCCGGTTATATCGAGAGCATCCAGGCCGAAGAGATCGGCGTAGCTGCGATGCTGCTCGGCGCAGGCCGCGAGACCAAAGAATCGCTGATTGATCTGGCTGTCGGCATCCAGCTCTCCTTGAAGGTCGGGGACGCAGTATCTGCAGGCGATACGCTGGCAGTGCTGCATGTGAATGACGCCAGTGAGGGCAAGGTGCGTGAAGCTGAAGCCAAGGTGCTGGAAGCTTACCGCATCACCTCTAATCCTGTTCCTCCACAGCCTTTGGTATTTGCACTGGTGACCAAAGACGGGGTAACCCGGTATTAG
- a CDS encoding purine-nucleoside phosphorylase: protein MTQATIPYGTQVKEAAEYIKSRFGQYSPSIGLILGSGLGDLGDQIEDAVYLPYEEIPHFPRSTVEGHAGRFVIGKLEGKDVMIMQGRFHYYEGYEMRKVVLPVYVMAKLGIGTLVITNAGGGMNRAFKAGDLMLITDHLNMTGDNPLIGPNDPELGVRFPDMSRAYDPKYIELAKKLAPEVKGVDGEALVLQQGVYAGISGPTYETPAELKMLAYLGGDAVGMSTVPEVIVASHSQLRVLGITCITDMAIGDELEPLTHEQVVKVANLTKPKFIGLVRAFVREVQV from the coding sequence ATGACACAAGCAACTATCCCTTATGGTACGCAGGTAAAAGAAGCGGCCGAATATATCAAATCCAGATTCGGACAATACTCCCCGAGCATCGGGCTGATTCTCGGTTCAGGCCTCGGCGATCTGGGCGATCAAATCGAAGATGCAGTCTATCTGCCGTATGAAGAAATCCCGCATTTCCCGCGTTCCACGGTGGAAGGCCATGCCGGCCGGTTCGTCATCGGCAAGCTGGAAGGCAAGGATGTCATGATTATGCAGGGCCGTTTCCACTATTATGAAGGCTATGAAATGCGCAAGGTAGTGCTGCCTGTATATGTAATGGCCAAGCTGGGCATCGGCACACTGGTCATCACCAACGCCGGCGGCGGTATGAACAGAGCGTTCAAAGCCGGTGACCTGATGCTGATTACCGACCACCTCAACATGACCGGTGACAACCCGCTGATCGGGCCGAATGATCCGGAGCTGGGGGTACGCTTCCCGGATATGTCCCGTGCCTATGATCCGAAGTATATTGAGCTTGCCAAGAAGCTTGCGCCTGAGGTGAAAGGTGTTGACGGCGAAGCGCTGGTGCTGCAGCAGGGTGTCTATGCCGGTATCAGCGGCCCTACTTATGAGACACCGGCCGAGCTCAAAATGCTCGCATACCTGGGCGGAGATGCTGTCGGCATGTCCACCGTACCGGAAGTCATTGTAGCCAGCCACAGCCAGCTGCGTGTGCTAGGCATCACCTGTATCACTGACATGGCGATCGGAGATGAGCTGGAGCCGCTGACCCATGAGCAGGTGGTAAAAGTCGCTAACCTGACCAAACCGAAATTTATCGGTCTTGTCCGTGCCTTTGTGCGTGAGGTGCAGGTATAA
- a CDS encoding purine-nucleoside phosphorylase — MEAVTQNNIQEAAVYIKDKCTVAPEIGLILGSGLGVLADLITDEVVIPYNEIPHFPVSTVEGHEGELLIGMIEGRRVVMMKGRFHMYEGYGPETTAFPVRVMKELGVTSLLVTNAAGGVNTDFTPGDLMLITDHLNLTGRNPLMGPNDNALGVRFPDMSTAYSPRLIAVAKEAAAEQGFEFKEGVYAGLLGPNYETPAEIVMLRRQGADAVGMSTVSETIVARHAGIEVLGISCITNMAAGILEQPLNHAEVMETAERVRERFLKLVLAFIPKM, encoded by the coding sequence ATGGAAGCAGTAACGCAAAACAACATTCAGGAAGCAGCGGTATATATCAAGGATAAATGTACGGTGGCACCGGAAATCGGGCTGATTCTCGGCTCCGGTCTCGGTGTACTGGCAGATCTGATCACTGATGAAGTGGTTATCCCCTACAATGAGATTCCCCATTTCCCTGTATCCACAGTGGAAGGACATGAAGGCGAGCTTCTGATCGGCATGATCGAAGGCCGCCGAGTAGTGATGATGAAGGGCCGGTTCCACATGTACGAAGGCTACGGTCCGGAGACAACGGCATTCCCTGTACGGGTTATGAAGGAGCTGGGAGTAACCAGTCTGCTTGTAACCAATGCTGCGGGCGGAGTGAACACGGACTTTACGCCTGGCGATCTGATGCTGATTACCGACCACCTGAACCTGACCGGACGCAACCCGCTGATGGGACCTAACGATAATGCGCTTGGCGTACGTTTTCCGGACATGTCCACCGCGTACAGTCCGCGTCTGATCGCTGTGGCCAAAGAAGCTGCAGCAGAGCAGGGTTTTGAATTCAAGGAAGGTGTGTACGCCGGACTGCTCGGACCGAACTATGAAACACCTGCCGAAATCGTCATGCTGCGCCGCCAGGGTGCGGATGCGGTAGGAATGTCCACCGTATCGGAGACCATCGTGGCCCGTCATGCCGGAATTGAAGTGCTGGGTATTTCCTGCATCACCAACATGGCTGCCGGAATTCTGGAGCAGCCGCTGAACCATGCAGAGGTGATGGAGACAGCGGAACGTGTGCGTGAACGCTTCCTGAAGCTGGTTCTGGCATTCATTCCTAAGATGTAA